A part of Curtobacterium sp. MCLR17_036 genomic DNA contains:
- a CDS encoding demethylmenaquinone methyltransferase, giving the protein MSRADLNKRPDEVAAMFDDVAAKYDLTNDILSAGNAPLWRVATVRAIDPQPGEKVLDIAAGTGTSAAAFAKKGAEVTALDLSAGMIAVGRERHPEITFVEGDAERLPFDDDTFDAVTISFGLRNVNDPKQALAEMLRVLKPGGRVVICEFSTPPRALLRVGYGTYLKRVLPGIARLSSSNPAAYRYLAESIDAWPDQQVLTQWLRGVGFSVVAYRNLTAGIVALHRGRKPVADTVRESAARRAKARRDHQATGEQPRVDPAD; this is encoded by the coding sequence GTGAGCAGAGCGGACCTGAACAAGCGGCCGGACGAGGTGGCGGCGATGTTCGACGACGTCGCGGCCAAGTACGACCTCACGAACGACATCCTGTCGGCGGGCAACGCTCCGCTGTGGCGTGTCGCGACGGTCCGGGCGATCGACCCGCAACCCGGCGAGAAGGTCCTGGACATCGCGGCCGGTACCGGCACGAGCGCCGCTGCCTTCGCGAAGAAGGGTGCCGAGGTCACCGCCCTCGACCTGTCGGCCGGCATGATCGCCGTCGGTCGTGAGCGCCACCCCGAGATCACCTTCGTCGAGGGCGACGCCGAGCGCCTGCCGTTCGACGACGACACCTTCGACGCCGTCACGATCTCGTTCGGCCTGCGCAACGTCAACGACCCGAAGCAGGCGCTCGCCGAGATGCTCCGGGTCCTCAAGCCCGGTGGCCGCGTCGTCATCTGCGAGTTCTCGACGCCGCCGCGTGCGCTGCTGCGCGTCGGCTACGGCACCTACCTCAAGCGGGTGCTCCCCGGCATCGCCCGGCTGTCGAGCAGCAACCCGGCCGCCTACCGCTACCTCGCCGAGTCCATCGACGCGTGGCCGGACCAGCAGGTGCTGACCCAGTGGCTGCGCGGCGTCGGGTTCTCGGTGGTCGCCTACCGCAACCTCACCGCCGGCATCGTCGCACTGCACCGTGGGCGCAAGCCCGTGGCCGACACGGTCCGCGAGTCGGCAGCGCGACGCGCGAAGGCCCGCCGCGACCACCAGGCCACCGGCGAGCAGCCGCGCGTCGACCCCGCCGACTGA